GTGGCTCAGTGGGAGCTGATCAGtggctcagtgggaatagggtcgatggagcaggggctgggtctcatggacaagatgagctctgagagggcatgaggggagctgggagagaaactagagaaagatgtgggttcagggcttgggaaaggatgacatttagagacaaTTTGGtccgtgggctcgtggaagggagggaagcagcagaggccgctgatcggatttactcaatctcagtcacaaagaagctccacaagctcctcacacttcttatcatagaatttacagtgcaggaggccattcggcccatcgagtctgcaccggctcttggaaagagcaccctacccaaggtcaacaccttcaccctatccccataacccagtaaccccacccaacactaagggcaattttggacactaagggcaatttagcatggccaatccacctaacctgcacatctttggactgtgggaggaaaccggagcacccggaggaaacccacgcacacatggggaggatgtgcagactccgcacagacagtgacccaagctggaatcgaacctgggaccctggagctgtgaagcaattgtgctatccacaatgcgaccgtgctgccttcttgttggaggtgagtatggaagagacaggggagagcgagagtacttcaaaaggaactaacttgtgtaagagatattaaaaagtttcagcacactgcgtatttaacacaaGTTTAATTTATTTGACTGTTacacagaatattagcccctgtaaatgggctggagtttgttatcagcagaaagagacccaaatgaacacggTTCAGCCCTgattgtgaggaacagcaaaatccaatcactatggttacttgtggcctcgttggtgtctcagcaggtggtatgaagtggtgaatcccttcccacacttggagcaggtgaatggtctctccccagtgtgaactcgctggtgcctctgcagggtggatagctgagtgaatcccttcccacaccaggaacaggcgaatggcctctccccagtgtgaattcgctgatgtacagtgaggttagcTGATCGACGGAACCCAGTCCCGCAGCGAGAGCACCTGaagggtctctcgtcagtgtgaacacgttgatggctcatcagttcCCCAGAGCTTTTATAGcctttcccgcagtctggacattgaaacggcctctccccagtgtgaactcgctggtgacgcaAGAGGTGGGttgaaatagtaaatcccttcccacattcggagcaggtgaatggcctctccccagtgtgaattcgctggtgcttctgcagagtggatgaatcactgaatcccttcccacagtctgagcaggtgaacggtctctccccagtgtgaactcgctggtgctgctGCAGGGCGgatagctgagtgaatcccttcccacaccaggaacaggcgaatggcctctccccggtgtgaattcgctgatgtacagtgaggttagatgatcgactgaacccagtcccgcagcgaGAGCACCTGaagggtctctcgtcagtgtgaacacgttgatggcttatCAGTTCCCCAGAGCTTTTATAGcctttcccgcagtctggacattgaaacggcctctccccagtgtgaactcgctggtgactcaagaGGTGGGttgaaatagtaaatcccttcccacattctgagcaggtaaatggcctctccccagtgtgaattcgctggtgcttctgcagagtggatgaatcactgaatcccttcccacattctgagcaggtgaatggcctcaccccagtgtgaactcgctggtgtctcagcaggttggctgaAATAGTAAATGCCACCCCacattctgagcaggtgaatggtctctccccagtgtgaacttgctggtgtgtggacagattagatgactcagtgaatcccttcccacacttggagcaggtgaatggtctctccccagtgtgactgcgtcgatgagtttccagattggatgggtaagtgaatcctttcccacagtccccacatttccacggtttctccacagagtgactgcatttgtggcttgtgaggcctgatgattgactgaaacctcgtccacacacacaacacgtgtacggtttctccccgctgtgaacgatgctttttccttccatgttcaaagtacgatgatattcaggatatgataaattgaggactctgtcagatcctgacgtgatgcttggtttgagtatccggactttgaagcctcctcttcgaacaccctgtgaaactgatttaaaacagaaaatagagagtgagagaaaacaccaaaaacacaaaggcaggttgtggaaattgagctgaatgaatctggtaatttgtggggccggcactaggataatgtgaccatgaaaactgctggattgtcgtaaaaatccaactGACCTCTTTGGGAGGAAAGAGGAagcggtgaagagggattttgtatatctccaAGACATATTTAGAGAGTAGTTGGtgaagcaaattcgatcttgagcttcataaatagtAATATTGATAATGAAacaatgcttctggtggcacatagaacatacattgcagaaggaggccattcggcccatcgagtctgcactgacccacttaagccctcacctccaccctctccccgtaacccaataacccctcctaaccttatttggtcactaagggcaatttatcatggtcaatccatcttaaaatgctctctgagatgcactcagttcaagggcaattagtgatgggcagtgaatgctggcccagccagcgacacacacatcccgtgaatgaacagaaaagaaaatctgccatccttacctggtctggccgacacgattcctaaccacagcaatgtggttgactctttaaatgccctccgagatggccgagcaagccactcggtttgagggaaattagggatgggcaataaatgttggcccagccagtgactcccacaaatgaataaaatgaaatgctggagactccagtcagtcagtcaatccgggagagttggcatccggtccagacTCGCAGCACATGCGCCCTGCGgctccttgtcctctgtaaagatggcggccggtaacccgagcctgtcaccgctcagctcactCTGTTTGATGCTGTctaagacgggaccgttaacattttcctcgggagttgaagcctccacggggtatttatgaagcctcccggctcactccgcagcttctatcgctccccggccacccaccggctccattCCTGAAAGTCGCTTGATTGCTTCTTCCCCGCTCCTGCACCGTCAGCAACAACCTGAACTGCGCATGCACGAGTCACAGCCCGATTGGCGCATGCTCCAGTCATAGCTggactctgcgcatgtgcgaggagCTTCTGTAATGTGGATTGAACACATTCCCAGCTGCAATGCATGATGGGTAATAACTCCGCCATTGAAATCGACATTGCTGATAGAAATTCTTTGCGAACCGATTCTGATTGGTACCATTGTGCCAAGGCATCAAATGTATTAGATAAATTAATAGGGCACCTACATAGACAGGCCCTCCACCACAggtctgtcctgggtgtgattgacaacAGACCAAACACGAACAGTGAGATGTTAACGTGTTGGAGTCTGAGCAGGTTCAGGTGAACAGTGATTTGTGTCCCCCTGGACCGAATAGTTAAACTGCCCCTCGCCAATAACAATGTGCTGACATTGGATCAAATGGTTTGGGGCTTTTAAAGTTGGAGTGTTAACAAGTGGGAAAACTGAGGAAATCCCTTTGCACATGTGAAGTGTGTGAGTGATCTCCATCTGAACTGCTCCTGAACTGCACATTAGATTAATTAATGACTAACTCATATTTATTCTCATCCAGTGGAAACATTTTCCACTTGTCTATCATATCAAACCTTTTCA
This portion of the Scyliorhinus torazame isolate Kashiwa2021f chromosome 5, sScyTor2.1, whole genome shotgun sequence genome encodes:
- the LOC140418987 gene encoding uncharacterized protein, giving the protein MEGKSIVHSGEKPYTCCVCGRGFSQSSGLTSHKCSHSVEKPWKCGDCGKGFTYPSNLETHRRSHTGERPFTCSKCGKGFTESSNLSTHQQVHTGERPFTCSECGVAFTISANLLRHQRVHTGVRPFTCSECGKGFSDSSTLQKHQRIHTGERPFTCSECGKGFTISTHLLSHQRVHTGERPFQCPDCGKGYKSSGELISHQRVHTDERPFRCSRCGTGFSRSSNLTVHQRIHTGERPFACSWCGKGFTQLSALQQHQRVHTGERPFTCSDCGKGFSDSSTLQKHQRIHTGERPFTCSECGKGFTISTHLLRHQRVHTGERPFQCPDCGKGYKSSGELMSHQRVHTDERPFRCSRCGTGFRRSANLTVHQRIHTGERPFACSWCGKGFTQLSTLQRHQRVHTGERPFTCSKCGKGFTTSYHLLRHQRGHK